The window ATGCCTCGAGCAGGGTCGCGGTGCCGAGATCGTTGGCGCCGACATAGCGGGCGATCTCGTACATGGATTGGCCGACGCCGACCTCGGCAGCGAGGTGGATGACGGTGTCGACATCCAATACCGCCTCGGCGACCGCGTCCCGATCACGCACGTCTCCCCTTATCAGTTCGGCACCCGCTGGAATGCTGACGGTTTCGCTGCCATGCACCTGGTCCAGAAGTGCGTCCAGGACGCGGACCTCGTAGCCATGTTCGATGAGTTCCTGGGCGACATGCCGGCCAATAAAACCGCAGCCTCCCGTAACCAGGACACGTTTCACGAGAACTCCTTGCGGATTTTGCGTTGGGCTCCCGAACTGCGGGACAAAAGGTTTGTTCCCTGCATCATCAAAGTTCCCTCTGTGGCGCAGGCGTCGGCAGGCCGCCTGCACGCTAGGGAACTTTGCCCTTTGCGCGCCGTTAGGGCCGCTCACCGACATGCGGCGAGAAAGGGAAATCCATGTCCGAGGCGAAGACGACCACCAATCACGACGAGATCCGCAAATGGGTGGAGGAGAGAGACGGCCATCCCGCGGTGGTTCGCACGAAAGGCGAGGGCGGCATCCTGCGCATCGACTTCGGCGAACCGGAGGAGACGCTCGAACCCATCGAGTGGGATGAGTTCTTCCGGATATTCGAGGAGAACGATCTTGCCTTCCTGCGCCAGGACCAGTCCGGGAGCGGAGGAAAGAGCCGCTTCAATAAATTCGTCGAGCGCAGCCGGAAGACCTGAACGCGCGCCGGCATTGCTGCACATTGCGTTGCGACGAGATCGACGTTACGCGATCTTACGGCCAGTTGTGTATCGCCAAAAGCAGCGCGGATATCCGATTGAAGACTTGAGATATTGGCCAGATGTGGCCGCCGCGGGACGGAACCAATCCCAGGATCCGGCCGTTCCAGCGTGAGCGCGGAGCGTCAGCCATGGGCACCTTTTCTGATCTGGACAAAAAGCTGACCGAAAACATCTATGATCACGGAAGTCGGTTGACCGACCCCAGCGCTGATCTGCCAAGGCAGATCAAAGAAACGGTCGATCTTCTCATGCCGTTCGTCCAGCCGCAGGCGCGTGAAGCGGTGAGGCTGCAAATCCTCGGCATCATTCACGAGCACATATTTGACGAGACCGAGACTGGACCGGCAGATCCTGCGGCCAAGGAATGAGAGAAGCTTTGCTGCTCGCGGCATCGATTTCTGCGGCGGCGCGGCTCTTGCCGTGATCCGCGATGCGCTGGCCTAAAGAAGATGGCTGGTCTCGCCCGCATCGTGCTCTGACGAACAGCGCAGGCTAACGCACGGTAGCCGTGGCAGAAGAGCATGGGATCGAGTCACTACCGGGCAAGATCCAAAACTTTACCCTTTGTCACCGCGCAATTCCCGGTGCTCGGTTTCACGCAGCAGCCGCACGATCGCATCGACTGGAGACGGATCGGCCGCCGGTTGCATTTTGTGTCGCCAAAGATGGCGAAGAAGCCTTTTCAACGTGGGCATAAGAATACTCCCTAAGCTACCAAACTTGCATCGGGGACGTATGTTCCGGCCGGCGCACCGCTTTCCATATTTGCCAAAGCCAGCTGCGATCCCTGGCGATCATTGCGAACCAGATGATCGACGAGCGTCGTACCTTGATCGGGCTCGGGACCCGTAATTGAAACGCTGTGCATCCCTTGCACTTGCGCATTCGCTCGATCCTCGGTTTCCAAACGCACGAAATCGATCTTCTTCCGGAACATTGGCGACGGCTGTCAGTTCAATGATGTGCAGGCGCCGCTGTTTGGCGCCTGCCGGAGATCGGTGGGAACACTGATCGGCCCGCGCCCTCCTCCGACGCGGGCCTGCCGACCCCGCCAGGACGAACCGGTCAGACAAGGATGGACGGGAGCCAATCATGAGATACCAAACACTCGACCAATTGCACGCAGTCGCTGATATCAATCCGCTCGTGCCGCTCACGACAAGGACTGAAAAGATTGAGAGGTGGGCAGAACTGCTCGACAAGAATCCGCTGCGCTGTCTCGCCGCGCTTACCGGTACCGAGTATCTCTATCCGGGGATGCGGGAAGAAGCGCGGGCGGCGGGATCCCCGCTCACGGTTGCTTTCGAGGACCCGCTGCTCAGGGTCTCGGGCCTGCAGTCCGATACCTATGGCGAAGCCAAACGCTTCTTCCAACTTTCGGATTGGGAATTGCATGAAATCGTCTGCAGCTGCCACGCCGGCGCAACCATGCAGGCCAGTTGGGCTGCAGGACGCGTCCGGAGGATCATCACCGGCAATCGTATTCTTGCCTGGCTGAGAAGTCGCTTCGTGCACTGACTGCATCTCAACCTGTTCGCTGCCGCGGCTATTGCGATAGCCGCCGGCGGTGCTCGGACGTTAATCCAGCATGACCCGCGGAGCGGCGAACCTCATGAAGGACCTAAGAGTGCAAACAGCTCAGGGCCGGAGCGCTGCTCGATGCTGAACGATCCGATGGTGCTGATACTGATGTACTTCGTCCTGCCTGTCTGGTTGATCGCCGGATTTGCCGACTGGCTCTGCCATCGCGCGACGCATATCGAATCGACAACCGGAGCCAAGGAATCGCTGATCCATCTGCTGATGTTCGTCGAAGTCGGCATTCCGCTGCTTGCAGCGATGTTCCTGGAGATCAATTCCCTGATCATCGCCGTGATGATGATCGTTTTTCTCATCCATGAAGCGACCGCCATATGGGACGTGCGTTATGCGACTACCGCGCGTATCGTAAGTCCGATCGAGCAGCACGTGCACAGTTTCCTGGAAATGATCCCGCTGATGGGTCTTGTCAGCGTGGTCTCGTTGCATTGGGGCCAGTTCCTGGCGCTGTTCGGATTTGGGCCTGAGACGGCGCGCTTTGACCTCGCCTGGAAACAGCAGCAGCTGCCGGTGGGCTATATCGCGACGGTCATGAGCGTGATCCTGCTGTTCGAGCTGCTGCCGTATTTAGAGGAGTTCTTCAGAGGCTTGCGAGCGAACTCCGGCCGGCTTGTCCCTCCCAAGGCCCGGCAAAACAAAGCTAGCGAGACTGCAGTGCGGTGAGCAAGCGGCAGGTCGCGCTGAGGCCTATCTCAACCGCTCTGGTTGATCGCATGGGGCGGGGCCTGCTGGCCGGGTGGGCTCCTGGGCTCTCTAACCATCCAAGCCCAGACGGCTATCAGCACAAGGACAACTACCAGGGTCATAACCCATGCAACGGTTCGCGACATCGGAGATCCTCGCGTTAGCGGCTCCTAGAGCGTTTCACCGTTTCCCAGAACCGGCGAACCGCTCTACCCCTTTTTCTTTACGCAATTCCGGACGGAAAACCGTTTCACACTTTTCCTGGAATTGCTCTAGCCACCCGGCTTGTCTGCGTTGGGGTCCGAGGCCGTGCCGACTGTCGGGTCGGGCGCGACCGGGCCGCGCTCGGCCTCGGAGCCTTCAGATTCGATCTCCTGGACCGCCTGGTCCCAGTGCTCCTGTTGCCGCCCCTCCGGCCGTCCTTCCCGCTCCCAGATTTCGTAGGCGCGGCGTCTGATGCGTTCTTCCCTGTCCATGACTGCTGCCTTCTTGGGCCGGACCGTCGTCTATTCGCCTAATTGGGCGGCAGGGTGTTTGTTCCACCGGATTTGATGATAGGCCTGATTGCCCACGTCCCGATTGGCCGAGTGGGGGAACGTTCTTCGGATGATCTTGTTTTCCTTCACATCAACCGGAGGACGTCATGGGTAAAGAAGAGAACCGCCGCGAAACCGGCGCCAGGAAGTACCCGGCCAATACCGATCCGGATCCCTCAGACCAGTTTTCGCAGGCTGCGGCCAACAACGCTAAGCCTCACGATCGATTTGGGCTGACCCGCAAGCTGGGCGAGGTGGAAGACAAGACTCATCAGTCCGAAGGCCAAAACCCTCCAGAACGGGTTACGCCCAGCCCTGCGACAGAAAAGAGTTCCGGAGCCGGCCCATCGGTCGCCGAGCATTCGACGGATGCAAAAGCGCCCAAGGGCGGCCGACAACGTGGTGCTCATGTGAAGAAGTCGTAGCGCTCGCTTGCTGCGTCGCTTGTTCGTCCGCAGGTTTTGCCGTGGATTGATCCTCCGGTTTCGGTGGTGTCATTTTCGATTTCAGCTTAGACTGTGGTCTCGCCTCGCTCCAGTTCGTCACCAAAGCAGGTGGACGAAATGATAGAGGAATTTTTGATCGCTTCGAGGCAACAAAGATCGGGAGAATAGTGCCCCGAATCTTACCAGGAGCGAATTTGCGGGAACG is drawn from Mesorhizobium sp. B1-1-8 and contains these coding sequences:
- a CDS encoding diguanylate cyclase, translated to MLNDPMVLILMYFVLPVWLIAGFADWLCHRATHIESTTGAKESLIHLLMFVEVGIPLLAAMFLEINSLIIAVMMIVFLIHEATAIWDVRYATTARIVSPIEQHVHSFLEMIPLMGLVSVVSLHWGQFLALFGFGPETARFDLAWKQQQLPVGYIATVMSVILLFELLPYLEEFFRGLRANSGRLVPPKARQNKASETAVR
- a CDS encoding DUF2934 domain-containing protein, with the protein product MDREERIRRRAYEIWEREGRPEGRQQEHWDQAVQEIESEGSEAERGPVAPDPTVGTASDPNADKPGG